A genomic segment from Luteolibacter ambystomatis encodes:
- a CDS encoding lamin tail domain-containing protein: protein MNRHTIFRHLIVALLGISPLGAQTVNPADFGTISLHLKADDLTLANNAPVTTWGSLATATDNAPTYVASDARFNNKPVVRFDGADDFLFRAAANTKARTIFVVGTMESGSVSLATLISTGQDKLDIRRDGTAARYRGPGANADTNDFTTSGTVQVNQVAGGMVTYGSPHLLLQVASSQKTYGDFYLGNAGTSTSGATLTRYWNGSIAEVIVYDGVLTTDGINHVGWYLQNKYALPTTYPSPAPAATLTASVNGITSGKGVLSTSGTAVTLAWTMQNGTSVSIDNGALATTSATSGSVTVSPTVTTTYTLAAINSYGTTTIPVTVTIGGSTQPTTINEFLASNSGGYRDEDGDSSDWIEIYNPNPYAIDLNGYQLKDSNSTWIFPAGSIIEATGYRLVFPSSKNRNNPAGNLHTNFGLSANGEILTLLTPGGATATAFTPGFPAQRANVSMGLESGVQVFYANPTPLAPNDAPSSGLVADIAFSSARGFYTASFPLTLTCATPGATIRYTTDSTTPTLANGTTYSGPITISATTTLRAAAFLTGWLPTPAVTQTYLFLDDVLANQVYATGTAPSGWPTTTVNGQTFRYGWNTVLKAQYTNQQLLDGLKQIPSISIVTDQANLTNASTGIYVNADLKGDDWERQATAEYLPADGSTKFYVNAGLRIRGGASRGDSYVKHSLRLHFRGEYGDSSLVFPLHGTTGTDEFETLDLRTEQNYHWSLGSESGRTENTAVREVFCRDLQTALGQPTTRSRYLHLYLNGQYWGIYQTEERAQEDYGASYFGGDKDDYDVIQTSNHPNFTYELSSGTITAWQTLWNMARAHQANPTAANYFAILGRNPDGTRNPALPVYLDADNLISYMLLHYYTGDGDGPLSNFLGMNRANNWRGMRNRNTADGFRFFVHDAEHTLNAPSWVANRANTSAPNGSNRGNFTYSNPEWIHEDLSANPEYRIRMADLAQKFLFNGGPMTQATAQALFDARAAQINQAIIPDAARWGTNATNHTLAQWQNRLAAIRTSFFASRETTLISQLRTRGFFPSVNAPTFAQRGGQVAPNYQLVLSQGVQTGAIYYTTDGSDPRAIGGAIAGTLYASPGITLNGLVTVRARFLSDTGVWSALDEATFSALAVAAPGNLVVTKIHYRPTAANAAETTAGYTGSSDFEYVELMNISAASIDVRGVQVQNGITFNFASSTISTLQAGARMLVVGNTTAFPFRYGSGLPVAGQYGGSLSNSGETVRVANAADDTIASINYGIASPWPAAANGTGAAMVLKNPFANPNQGLGVNWRASYNPGGNPGLPDLQSYTAWRTATFAPADLSDPAKETIVWGDHADPDGDGLSNLAEFATGGSPLGGNSRYAPAQSVWTDPNTSQRYLTLTCRLNGDSTGIAVAAVAGSDLTAWPVSVSPIGSPVLQPDGGYLQTWRDPLPYGTAAGGKRFMRLVFSR, encoded by the coding sequence ATGAATCGTCACACAATTTTCCGGCATTTGATTGTGGCTTTGCTCGGTATCTCTCCTCTGGGAGCCCAAACCGTCAATCCTGCGGACTTCGGAACGATCTCCCTGCACCTGAAGGCGGATGACCTCACGCTGGCGAACAACGCCCCTGTCACCACCTGGGGTTCTCTCGCGACGGCCACCGACAATGCGCCGACCTACGTCGCCAGCGACGCGAGATTCAACAACAAGCCGGTAGTGCGTTTCGATGGAGCGGACGATTTCCTGTTTCGCGCGGCGGCGAACACCAAGGCGCGGACCATCTTCGTGGTGGGCACGATGGAAAGCGGCTCGGTCTCGCTGGCCACGCTGATCTCCACCGGCCAGGACAAGCTGGACATCCGTCGTGATGGCACCGCCGCGCGTTACCGGGGGCCGGGTGCGAATGCGGACACGAACGACTTCACCACCTCCGGAACGGTACAGGTGAACCAGGTGGCCGGAGGCATGGTGACCTATGGTTCGCCACACCTGCTGCTCCAGGTGGCGAGCTCGCAAAAGACGTACGGCGACTTCTATCTCGGCAATGCTGGCACCTCCACCTCCGGAGCCACACTGACCCGCTACTGGAATGGTAGTATCGCGGAAGTGATCGTCTATGACGGCGTCCTCACCACCGATGGTATCAACCACGTCGGCTGGTATCTTCAGAACAAGTACGCCCTGCCCACCACCTATCCCTCCCCCGCTCCGGCGGCCACGCTGACGGCCTCCGTCAATGGCATCACTTCCGGCAAGGGAGTGCTCTCCACCAGCGGCACGGCGGTCACGCTGGCGTGGACGATGCAGAATGGAACCTCGGTTTCCATCGACAATGGCGCCTTGGCCACCACCTCCGCCACCAGCGGCAGTGTGACCGTTTCCCCCACCGTCACGACCACCTACACGCTCGCCGCCATCAACAGCTACGGCACCACCACCATTCCCGTCACCGTGACCATCGGCGGCTCGACCCAACCGACCACCATCAACGAGTTCCTCGCCAGCAATTCCGGCGGCTACCGCGATGAGGATGGCGACAGTTCAGACTGGATCGAGATCTACAATCCGAATCCCTATGCCATCGATCTGAACGGCTACCAGTTGAAGGACAGCAACAGTACCTGGATCTTCCCCGCGGGATCGATCATCGAGGCCACCGGCTACCGGCTGGTGTTCCCGTCCTCGAAGAATCGCAACAATCCCGCCGGAAACCTACACACGAATTTCGGCCTGAGTGCGAATGGCGAGATCCTCACGCTGCTCACGCCCGGTGGCGCCACCGCCACCGCGTTCACACCCGGTTTCCCGGCCCAGCGTGCGAACGTCTCCATGGGTCTGGAGTCCGGCGTGCAGGTCTTCTATGCGAACCCCACGCCGCTCGCGCCGAACGACGCGCCTTCCTCCGGTCTGGTCGCGGACATCGCCTTCAGCAGCGCCCGCGGGTTCTACACCGCCTCGTTTCCTCTGACGCTGACCTGCGCCACACCTGGTGCAACGATCCGCTACACCACGGACTCGACCACACCGACGCTCGCCAATGGCACCACCTACAGCGGCCCGATCACCATCTCCGCCACCACCACCCTGCGCGCCGCCGCCTTCCTCACCGGCTGGCTGCCCACTCCGGCGGTGACACAGACCTACCTGTTCCTTGATGACGTGCTGGCAAACCAGGTCTATGCCACCGGCACCGCGCCCTCGGGTTGGCCGACCACGACGGTCAATGGCCAGACCTTCCGCTACGGCTGGAACACGGTACTAAAGGCACAGTACACGAATCAACAGCTTCTCGACGGCCTCAAGCAGATCCCCAGTATCTCCATCGTCACCGACCAGGCGAACCTGACCAATGCCAGCACCGGCATCTATGTAAACGCGGACCTGAAGGGCGATGACTGGGAACGACAGGCCACGGCGGAATATCTGCCCGCCGATGGCTCCACGAAGTTCTACGTCAATGCGGGCCTGCGCATCCGCGGTGGAGCGAGCCGTGGAGACAGCTACGTGAAGCATTCGCTGCGCCTGCATTTCCGCGGCGAATACGGCGACTCCAGCCTGGTGTTCCCGTTGCACGGAACCACGGGCACCGACGAATTCGAGACGCTCGATCTGCGCACCGAACAGAACTACCACTGGTCGCTCGGCAGTGAATCCGGCCGCACCGAGAACACCGCCGTCCGCGAGGTATTCTGCCGCGATCTGCAAACCGCCCTCGGCCAGCCGACCACACGCTCACGCTACCTCCATCTCTACCTGAACGGCCAATACTGGGGCATCTACCAGACCGAGGAACGGGCTCAGGAAGACTACGGCGCAAGCTACTTCGGCGGTGACAAGGATGACTACGATGTCATCCAGACCTCGAACCACCCCAACTTCACCTACGAGCTGAGCAGCGGCACCATCACCGCCTGGCAGACGCTCTGGAACATGGCCCGCGCCCATCAGGCGAATCCCACGGCGGCGAACTACTTCGCCATCCTCGGCCGCAATCCCGATGGCACCCGCAATCCGGCGCTGCCCGTCTATCTGGATGCGGACAACCTCATCTCCTACATGCTGCTGCACTACTACACCGGCGATGGCGACGGGCCGTTGTCGAATTTCCTCGGCATGAACCGGGCGAACAACTGGCGCGGCATGCGCAACCGCAACACCGCCGATGGTTTCCGCTTCTTCGTCCACGATGCCGAGCACACCCTCAACGCGCCTTCATGGGTGGCGAACCGTGCGAACACCAGCGCGCCCAATGGCAGCAACCGCGGAAACTTCACCTATAGCAATCCCGAGTGGATCCACGAGGACCTGAGCGCGAACCCGGAATACCGCATCCGCATGGCAGACCTCGCGCAAAAGTTCCTTTTCAACGGCGGTCCGATGACCCAGGCCACGGCGCAGGCCTTGTTCGATGCGCGCGCGGCGCAGATCAACCAAGCCATCATCCCCGACGCGGCGCGCTGGGGCACCAATGCCACCAACCACACCTTGGCCCAGTGGCAGAACCGGCTGGCCGCGATCCGCACCAGCTTCTTCGCCAGCCGCGAAACCACGCTCATCAGCCAGCTCCGCACGCGTGGTTTCTTCCCGTCCGTGAATGCGCCGACCTTTGCCCAGCGCGGTGGCCAGGTGGCTCCGAACTACCAGCTCGTGCTCAGCCAAGGCGTACAGACCGGCGCGATCTACTACACCACCGATGGCAGTGATCCGCGTGCGATTGGCGGCGCGATCGCGGGCACGCTCTATGCGTCCCCGGGCATCACGCTCAACGGGCTGGTGACGGTGCGGGCTCGTTTCCTCAGCGACACCGGCGTGTGGTCGGCGCTCGATGAAGCGACCTTCAGCGCGCTGGCTGTCGCCGCACCAGGCAATCTCGTCGTGACGAAGATCCACTATCGCCCGACCGCCGCGAATGCAGCGGAAACCACCGCAGGCTACACCGGTTCCTCCGACTTCGAATACGTCGAGCTGATGAACATTTCCGCCGCATCCATCGATGTGCGCGGCGTACAGGTGCAGAACGGCATCACCTTCAACTTCGCCAGTTCAACCATCTCCACCCTGCAAGCGGGAGCACGGATGCTGGTGGTGGGCAATACCACTGCCTTCCCCTTCCGCTACGGCAGCGGCCTGCCGGTGGCCGGACAATACGGCGGATCACTGAGCAATTCCGGTGAAACCGTGCGCGTGGCCAATGCGGCGGACGACACCATCGCCTCGATCAACTACGGCATCGCATCGCCCTGGCCTGCCGCCGCAAACGGCACCGGTGCCGCGATGGTACTGAAAAATCCATTCGCCAATCCCAACCAGGGACTCGGCGTGAACTGGCGTGCCAGCTACAACCCCGGCGGCAATCCGGGACTGCCCGACCTGCAAAGCTACACCGCCTGGAGGACCGCGACCTTCGCTCCCGCCGATCTGTCCGATCCAGCGAAGGAAACCATCGTGTGGGGTGACCACGCCGATCCGGATGGCGACGGACTTTCCAATCTGGCCGAGTTCGCCACCGGTGGCAGCCCGCTCGGCGGGAACTCCCGGTACGCCCCGGCGCAGAGCGTGTGGACCGATCCCAACACCTCGCAGCGCTACCTGACCCTCACCTGCCGCCTCAATGGCGACAGCACCGGAATCGCGGTGGCCGCCGTCGCCGGTTCGGATCTTACCGCTTGGCCGGTGAGCGTATCGCCCATTGGCAGCCCTGTTCTGCAACCGGACGGCGGCTATCTCCAGACCTGGCGCGATCCGCTGCCCTACGGCACCGCCGCAGGTGGCAAACGCTTCATGCGGTTGGTGTTCTCGCGCTGA
- a CDS encoding DUF4105 domain-containing protein: protein MPRSPVPALRTILRGLLQGLVWLALAIGVAWTFGALWFDSIWRGFAVLFLLAAVAALFRFRPLWKPQAGVAGTIVLVIGWWLTVPPKQDRDWKPEVARLASARIDADEVVIQNVRNFDYRTETDFTPRYETRTYHLSQLRGIDLFVNYWGSKWMAHPIVSFDFGGEGRVCFSIETRPEKGEGFSALGGLYRQFELICVVADERDVIRVRTNYRHGEDVYLYHFNATPEQARKSFGEYLATLNHLATHPRWYNAVTDNCTSAIRHQRVASERSPWDWRMLVNGFGDEMLYERGALDRSIPFPELKSRGHINDRAKAADQSPDFSKLIREGVPGC from the coding sequence ATGCCGCGCTCACCCGTGCCCGCTCTCCGCACCATCCTCCGGGGCCTGTTGCAAGGTCTGGTCTGGCTCGCCCTGGCCATCGGCGTGGCATGGACCTTCGGCGCGCTGTGGTTCGATTCCATATGGCGTGGTTTCGCCGTGCTGTTCCTGCTGGCGGCGGTGGCGGCGTTGTTCCGCTTCCGGCCGCTGTGGAAACCGCAAGCCGGCGTCGCAGGAACAATCGTACTGGTTATCGGCTGGTGGCTGACGGTTCCGCCGAAGCAGGACCGCGATTGGAAACCCGAGGTCGCGCGGCTGGCCTCGGCACGCATCGATGCCGATGAGGTCGTGATCCAGAACGTGCGGAACTTCGACTACCGCACGGAAACCGATTTCACGCCGCGCTATGAAACGCGGACCTACCATCTCAGCCAGCTCCGCGGCATCGACCTGTTCGTGAACTACTGGGGTTCCAAGTGGATGGCGCATCCCATCGTCTCGTTCGATTTCGGCGGTGAAGGCCGGGTTTGTTTCAGCATTGAGACACGGCCCGAGAAGGGCGAGGGCTTCTCGGCGCTGGGCGGGCTCTACAGGCAGTTCGAGTTGATCTGCGTGGTTGCTGACGAACGCGATGTGATCCGCGTCCGCACGAACTACCGCCACGGTGAGGACGTATATCTTTATCACTTCAACGCCACGCCCGAACAGGCGCGGAAGAGCTTTGGCGAGTATCTGGCCACGCTCAACCATCTCGCCACCCATCCACGATGGTACAATGCCGTCACGGACAACTGCACCTCCGCCATCCGTCACCAGCGTGTGGCCAGCGAACGCTCGCCGTGGGATTGGCGGATGCTGGTGAACGGCTTTGGTGATGAGATGCTCTATGAACGCGGCGCGCTGGATCGTTCAATTCCTTTCCCCGAGTTGAAAAGCCGCGGGCACATCAACGACCGCGCCAAAGCCGCCGATCAGAGCCCGGATTTCTCCAAGCTCATCCGCGAGGGCGTGCCTGGGTGTTAA
- a CDS encoding transposase produces the protein MNEPQWTVLEPLLPDDNTGPIGRPRVGRRAILNGILWILRTGAQWADLPTRYGSYQTVHRQFQEWEQQGVMRTLLRALADDPRDRGKLDVSECFVDATFASAKKGRWNWQNPQGQRGSRSWQWSTAMVFLSPFARKASRWERKARNYQALVALACVIILLNALLR, from the coding sequence ATGAACGAGCCGCAATGGACTGTCCTTGAGCCTCTTCTGCCAGACGACAATACCGGTCCGATCGGACGCCCGCGCGTGGGCCGACGCGCGATCCTCAATGGCATCCTGTGGATCCTACGCACCGGAGCCCAATGGGCGGATCTTCCTACCCGTTATGGTTCCTACCAGACGGTTCACCGGCAGTTCCAAGAATGGGAGCAGCAAGGTGTCATGCGAACCCTGCTGCGTGCTCTGGCCGATGATCCGCGTGACCGCGGCAAACTTGATGTCAGTGAATGCTTCGTCGATGCGACCTTCGCCTCGGCGAAAAAGGGGCGATGGAATTGGCAAAACCCGCAAGGGCAAAGGGGATCAAGATCATGGCAATGGTCGACCGCCATGGTCTTCCTGTCGCCGTTTGCACGGAAAGCGAGCCGCTGGGAACGCAAAGCCCGGAACTACCAGGCTTTGGTCGCACTCGCCTGTGTCATCATTTTGCTCAATGCCCTTTTGAGATAG
- a CDS encoding MBL fold metallo-hydrolase yields MLLEHDSGLVLVDTGIGLEDIAHPVERIGSSAINAAGFQFHEPLTAIRQIERLGFRAADVTDIILTHGDHDHVGGLADFPNANVHISEEEHFQLGIDHRRYSSAQFAHRPRWITHPTSSERWFGLEARSLDLFNGISIHLIPLFGHTLGHCGVAIQDGDRWLLHAGDAYYLRVELSTDNHPVSTLATQRADDDDLRRASLSELRRLAQKHAPEIEIFGYHDFTEFPSEAAISVE; encoded by the coding sequence GTGCTGCTTGAACACGATAGCGGACTCGTGCTCGTGGATACAGGTATCGGATTAGAGGACATTGCTCACCCGGTAGAGCGGATTGGTTCGTCCGCCATAAATGCTGCCGGCTTTCAATTCCATGAGCCGCTGACAGCCATCCGACAGATTGAACGCCTTGGGTTCCGAGCCGCTGACGTGACCGACATCATCCTTACTCATGGTGACCACGATCATGTCGGAGGGTTAGCCGATTTCCCAAATGCAAATGTGCATATCTCGGAAGAAGAGCATTTTCAGTTAGGAATCGATCACCGGCGATACTCATCGGCCCAGTTTGCGCACCGACCACGATGGATCACGCACCCAACGTCATCCGAGCGGTGGTTTGGGCTGGAAGCCCGCTCATTAGACCTATTCAACGGAATTAGCATCCATTTAATCCCTCTGTTTGGTCATACTCTTGGACATTGTGGTGTGGCTATTCAGGACGGAGACCGGTGGTTGCTACATGCCGGAGATGCCTACTACTTACGGGTAGAGCTATCGACCGACAACCATCCGGTGTCGACACTTGCAACCCAGCGAGCCGATGATGACGATCTTCGCCGCGCGAGTCTATCTGAGCTTCGCCGCTTGGCTCAAAAGCATGCTCCGGAGATAGAGATATTCGGATATCATGACTTCACTGAGTTTCCGTCCGAAGCAGCAATTTCTGTTGAATGA
- a CDS encoding DUF885 family protein encodes MMIRSVFPKALGIWAVVTLGGAVQAQTLEPLITGYRADDADLSAVLGGLVSARSLERQQGLAADWLKRLDGLGYDSLSASDRIDWQLLHRRLISEQQQSELQRTRLKEMEPMLGFLGPVQELVSDRSARVGLDPEKASGMLAEAAEQLKELRKKLDQGHFNSGNLKPTPVLAVRIAATLDALRGRLDRWFQFYDGFQPEFGWWARQPKGALSKELESTAGFFRKEIAGLKGEPDDPLIGDPVGPDALSDMLAGEMVAYSPAELLAVAEKEFAWCEAEMKKAAAAMDCKDGKEALEKIKTAHVPPGGQAALAQQEAEKSIRFLKDKQLVTIPPLAEECWGVSMLGTDTQKSLPYAAYSRPNIAVAYAHESMSHEDKLMAMRGNNASFLHIVTPHELIPGHHLQGFMARRYATERQMFSTPFLVEGWALHWEMLLWDLGYVATPQEKVGALFWRMHRCARVIVSLKFHLGEMTPDEMVDFLVDRVGHERAGATAEVRRYIGDDYGPLYQAAYMTGGLQLRALYKELVTGGKMTPRDFHDRILHEGAVPIEMIRAALEGEKLPKAWKPAWRFAES; translated from the coding sequence ATGATGATTCGATCCGTGTTTCCGAAGGCCCTTGGGATTTGGGCGGTTGTTACCCTCGGCGGTGCCGTGCAGGCGCAGACGCTGGAGCCGCTCATCACCGGCTACCGTGCGGATGATGCGGACCTTTCCGCCGTGCTCGGCGGCCTGGTGTCGGCGAGGTCGCTGGAGCGCCAGCAGGGACTGGCGGCGGATTGGCTGAAGCGGCTTGATGGCCTCGGCTACGATTCGCTTTCGGCATCGGATCGCATCGACTGGCAGTTGCTGCACCGCCGCCTGATTTCAGAGCAGCAGCAGTCCGAATTGCAACGCACCCGTCTCAAGGAGATGGAGCCGATGCTTGGGTTCCTCGGGCCGGTGCAGGAACTGGTATCCGATCGTTCCGCGCGTGTCGGGCTTGATCCGGAGAAAGCCTCCGGCATGCTGGCCGAGGCGGCGGAGCAGTTGAAGGAACTGCGCAAGAAGCTCGACCAAGGGCATTTCAATTCCGGCAACCTCAAGCCGACACCGGTGCTCGCAGTCAGGATTGCGGCAACCCTCGATGCGTTGCGCGGCAGGCTCGACCGGTGGTTCCAGTTTTATGACGGCTTCCAGCCGGAGTTCGGCTGGTGGGCGCGGCAGCCGAAGGGGGCCTTGTCAAAGGAGTTGGAGAGCACGGCGGGGTTCTTCCGCAAGGAGATCGCCGGGCTCAAGGGTGAGCCGGACGATCCGTTGATCGGTGACCCGGTGGGGCCGGACGCTCTCTCGGACATGCTGGCGGGAGAGATGGTGGCGTATTCGCCGGCGGAGCTGCTCGCGGTGGCTGAGAAGGAATTCGCGTGGTGCGAGGCAGAGATGAAAAAGGCCGCCGCCGCGATGGATTGCAAGGATGGCAAGGAGGCTCTGGAAAAGATCAAGACGGCGCACGTCCCACCCGGTGGTCAGGCGGCGCTCGCACAGCAGGAGGCGGAGAAGTCGATCCGCTTTCTCAAGGACAAGCAGCTCGTGACGATCCCGCCGCTGGCGGAGGAATGCTGGGGAGTTTCGATGCTAGGCACGGACACGCAGAAGAGCCTGCCGTATGCGGCGTATTCGCGTCCGAACATTGCCGTGGCTTATGCGCATGAGTCGATGTCGCACGAGGACAAGTTGATGGCGATGCGGGGAAACAACGCGTCCTTCCTTCACATCGTCACGCCGCATGAGCTGATCCCGGGGCACCATCTGCAGGGATTCATGGCACGGCGTTATGCGACGGAGCGGCAGATGTTTTCCACGCCGTTCCTGGTGGAAGGTTGGGCGTTGCATTGGGAGATGTTGCTGTGGGATCTCGGCTACGTGGCCACACCGCAGGAGAAGGTGGGGGCGTTATTCTGGCGCATGCACCGTTGCGCGCGGGTGATCGTGAGCCTCAAGTTCCACCTCGGTGAAATGACGCCGGATGAGATGGTGGATTTCCTCGTCGATCGGGTGGGACATGAACGTGCCGGAGCGACGGCGGAGGTGCGGCGTTACATCGGGGATGATTACGGTCCGCTCTATCAGGCCGCCTACATGACCGGTGGTTTGCAATTGCGCGCGCTCTACAAGGAACTGGTGACGGGCGGGAAGATGACGCCACGGGATTTCCATGACCGCATCCTCCACGAGGGAGCGGTACCGATTGAAATGATCCGCGCCGCACTCGAGGGCGAGAAGCTGCCGAAGGCGTGGAAGCCAGCGTGGAGGTTTGCGGAGAGCTGA
- a CDS encoding c-type cytochrome — protein sequence MQAIAPFCILKFTLRTISLGTLLLAGASAKQAPFFDPSMPVYGSPVKLADGQVLARSLLLKAGKGEWVIYDPELLRPAYWFASEDGKDPLTLETMAQASWYEPTKKGGVKYPLPAATGVVLAPALPGIGGEASLLTTDPRPTYPPDLGRGGLQESGRTFSGYRVAEDSGVLSSDDHGVKVQEWYEADRSSGGARLFRHLVVVPGEVRYFLVAGGAYTLKGTQEAKGGSDNLTILSNHPGLKLEQSGNLLVARLEASKNERRVSLCYTTAGGAVKPTPATPVVKAAKWNRTTETIIGNADQSGPGWAIDRVALPSKNPWERRVRPADIAFLGNDRAAVVTFEGDVWMVDISGKSCKWRRIAAGLCEPMSIAQVNGVLQVFTRNGVIRLRDDNGDGEIDSYENFCSLMVQTSSARGYPLDMKVNAAGETFFAIGGIVTSEKSINNEASTVPHSGAVTKISVDGKKLEILGKHAREPFFDVDPATGRIAMSDQQGNYIPASGIFPVMPGSYYGYGDKKDDGLTPPVAWIPHEDDTSSSSPLWIRKSSFTEWEGAVMDLSYGTGRLFLVRPAEGWPVKEGAVMPLQIETGLPLLHMRVHPGDGSLWMAGFRIYDSKVQDTEGIGRLRRTNVPLATAVDAKLVKDGVVLRYSGEVDPATVTPANVQAKEWQYKRSASYGSPRLNRDGKTGSDPVATGGVFLSKDGKGVFIHIPGLKPTMQMELVTGFGLKGARPVSGTVYLTVSAPHAADWNALGFAPPKLDATVAAVHERAASGPASADAGKELATRYGCIACHSVDGATVGHSGPTWKGLPGSKRTFKDGTSATADDAYLRESILDPAKKIVKGYELGMGSYAGVLSDGEIDSLILYIKSLK from the coding sequence ATGCAAGCCATCGCACCTTTCTGCATCCTGAAATTCACGCTCCGAACCATCTCTCTCGGGACGCTCCTGCTGGCCGGAGCTTCCGCCAAGCAGGCGCCGTTTTTCGATCCGTCGATGCCGGTCTATGGCTCGCCGGTGAAGCTGGCGGATGGACAGGTGCTAGCCCGCAGCCTGCTCTTGAAAGCGGGAAAAGGGGAGTGGGTGATCTACGATCCGGAGTTGCTGCGTCCGGCATATTGGTTCGCTTCGGAAGACGGCAAGGACCCGCTGACGCTCGAAACGATGGCGCAGGCCTCCTGGTATGAGCCGACCAAGAAAGGCGGCGTGAAGTATCCGTTGCCTGCTGCGACAGGCGTCGTACTTGCTCCGGCCTTGCCGGGGATCGGTGGCGAGGCTTCCCTGCTCACCACCGATCCGCGTCCTACCTATCCGCCGGATCTCGGGCGCGGTGGATTGCAGGAAAGCGGTCGCACCTTCTCCGGCTACCGCGTGGCGGAGGACTCCGGCGTTCTAAGCAGCGACGACCACGGCGTGAAGGTCCAGGAATGGTATGAGGCAGACCGTAGCAGCGGTGGCGCGCGTTTGTTCCGCCATCTGGTGGTGGTTCCGGGTGAGGTCCGTTACTTCCTCGTGGCCGGTGGCGCCTACACGCTCAAAGGCACGCAGGAGGCCAAGGGCGGCTCCGACAATCTCACCATTCTCTCCAATCATCCCGGCCTCAAGCTGGAGCAATCCGGCAACCTGTTGGTCGCACGTTTGGAGGCCTCCAAGAACGAGCGCCGTGTGAGCCTTTGCTACACCACCGCGGGTGGGGCGGTGAAGCCGACTCCTGCGACGCCGGTGGTGAAGGCCGCGAAGTGGAACCGCACCACGGAAACCATCATCGGCAATGCTGACCAGAGCGGCCCCGGTTGGGCGATCGACCGTGTGGCGCTGCCCTCCAAGAATCCCTGGGAACGCCGGGTGCGTCCGGCGGACATCGCGTTTCTCGGCAACGATCGTGCGGCAGTGGTCACCTTCGAGGGCGATGTGTGGATGGTCGACATCTCCGGCAAGTCCTGCAAATGGCGTCGCATCGCCGCAGGCCTGTGCGAGCCGATGTCGATCGCCCAGGTGAACGGCGTGCTCCAGGTCTTCACCCGCAACGGCGTGATCCGGCTGCGCGATGACAATGGCGACGGCGAAATCGATTCCTATGAGAACTTCTGCAGCCTGATGGTGCAGACCTCCAGCGCGCGCGGCTATCCGCTCGACATGAAGGTGAACGCGGCCGGGGAAACTTTCTTTGCCATCGGCGGCATTGTCACCAGCGAGAAGTCGATCAACAACGAGGCTTCCACCGTGCCCCACAGCGGCGCGGTGACGAAGATCTCCGTCGACGGCAAAAAACTGGAGATCCTCGGCAAGCACGCGCGCGAGCCCTTCTTCGATGTCGATCCGGCCACGGGCCGCATCGCGATGTCCGACCAGCAGGGCAACTACATTCCCGCCTCCGGCATCTTTCCGGTCATGCCCGGCTCCTACTATGGATATGGTGACAAGAAGGACGACGGCCTCACGCCGCCGGTCGCATGGATTCCGCATGAGGATGACACGTCATCGTCCTCGCCGCTGTGGATCCGGAAATCGTCCTTCACCGAATGGGAAGGCGCGGTGATGGACCTTTCCTACGGCACCGGTCGTTTGTTCCTGGTGAGACCCGCCGAGGGATGGCCGGTGAAGGAGGGCGCGGTGATGCCGCTTCAGATCGAGACAGGCCTGCCGCTGCTTCACATGCGCGTGCATCCGGGCGATGGCAGCCTGTGGATGGCGGGTTTCCGCATTTACGATTCCAAGGTGCAGGACACGGAAGGCATCGGCCGCTTGCGCCGCACCAATGTACCACTGGCCACCGCCGTGGATGCGAAGCTGGTGAAGGACGGCGTGGTGCTGCGTTACTCCGGCGAAGTCGATCCAGCCACCGTCACCCCGGCCAACGTGCAGGCGAAGGAGTGGCAGTACAAGCGCAGTGCCAGCTACGGATCGCCGCGCCTGAACCGTGATGGCAAGACCGGCTCGGATCCGGTGGCGACCGGCGGTGTGTTCCTCTCCAAGGATGGCAAGGGCGTCTTCATCCACATCCCCGGACTGAAGCCGACGATGCAGATGGAGCTGGTCACGGGTTTCGGACTCAAGGGAGCGAGGCCTGTGTCCGGCACCGTTTATCTCACCGTGAGCGCCCCGCACGCCGCGGATTGGAATGCGCTGGGATTCGCGCCACCGAAGCTGGATGCCACCGTCGCCGCGGTGCATGAAAGGGCCGCATCAGGTCCTGCCAGTGCGGATGCGGGCAAGGAGCTCGCCACCCGCTACGGCTGCATCGCCTGCCACTCGGTGGATGGCGCGACGGTCGGCCACAGCGGCCCGACGTGGAAGGGGCTGCCCGGTTCCAAGCGCACCTTCAAGGATGGCACCAGCGCGACCGCCGATGACGCCTACCTCCGCGAATCGATCCTCGATCCCGCCAAGAAGATCGTGAAGGGCTACGAGCTCGGCATGGGCAGCTACGCGGGAGTCCTCAGCGATGGCGAGATCGACAGCCTGATCCTCTACATCAAGTCCCTGAAGTGA